The Osmerus eperlanus chromosome 15, fOsmEpe2.1, whole genome shotgun sequence genome includes a window with the following:
- the lama1 gene encoding laminin subunit alpha-1, with translation MRVLCVIAMLWTATVECQQRGLFPAILTNLASNADISTNATCGDPEPEMYCKLVEHVPGRPIRNPQCRICDANSSNPKEQHPITNAIDGTNRWWQSPSIKNGRQFHWVTITLDLRQIFQVAYVIIKAANSPRSGNWILERSLDGVEFTPWQYYAISDTECLTHYNITPRLGPPTYKRDDEVICTSYYSRLVPLEHGEIHTSLINGRPSADDLTPKLLDFTSARYIRLRLQRIRTLNADLMTLSHRDPKELDPIVTRRYYYSIKDISVGGMCICYGHAQSCPLDPVTKKLQCECEHNTCGESCNECCPGYHQEPWQPGTRSFGTTCEKCNCHGKAEDCYYNQTVAERGWSINMQGRLQGGGVCISCTQNTTGVNCETCADRFYRPLSVSPYDEEPCEQCDCDMRGSQSAVCIRDEEHAKPDQGLPVGQCVCKEGFAGRRCDRCAFGYRDFPLCSRCECSLDGSLNTDPCRPCICKENVMGAHCDLCKQGFFNLQGSNPEGCTECFCFGVSGVCESSPWSTSQVVVSNGWLLPSTHTSSVHTAPIADDNNLIVPGNTTSGPANPYISTWAAPDSFLGNRLASYGGYLNYSVAYDISIDNEDKTLPSHFDLIIEGNGRRLLQTPPHQVFLTPLREQRVAVEMVPEAFVDLVSGRQIQRDEVMTVLADLAGFRIRAHLNASAQGAIRLSSVSLDMADPNAANPVLARPVEQCECPWGYAGTSCEYCVPGFYRVDGILFGGNCLPCECNEHASQCDISGACQDCTHNTTGPHCNQCQAGYYGDATEGTPEDCQRCACPLTLDSNNFSPTCVLEEPGKASCDQCQLGYTGTNCERCANGYHGDPTVPGQVCEVCDCNGNVDRREAGHCDSVTGACLKCIGHTSGRQCESCQDGYYGDAITAKNCQPCGCHGNGSYSGMCDQETGRCSCRANVDGDKCDHCQDGFHGLLSGQGCVACNCSQSASLSQSCDEEGRCQCIGGVAGDKCEHCHHGYYNYQDNGCTKCDCAHTHGSCHRDTGECICPPHTEGEKCEMCEEGYWGHDPVSGCKSCDCSEAGSSSFQCDLTGGHCLCRAEFSGRRCDRCAKGHRDYPQCKACNCNVNGTQEEFCDAELGVCDCQETGACLCKVNVGGAGCDECVTGTFGLSGDNPAGCSPCYCSGVSPVCEELGGMVRTPITLGEDPELLRLVSQSQLQGAVEGVYQQGADMLLDTREIHTHTLTGPYYWRLPSQYQGNKLLSYGGRLSYSVAFYAEDGTGLANHEPQVLIRGGHLRKLVIYTDLVAPDNGVRTRQDVPLTEHQWKYFNSVSEKAVSHVDFLSVLSKVEYVIIKASYGTGMQQSRIANITMETALDVEDSSEEGDVASLIESCECPAGYAGLSCQECAPGYYRQPVSELDLTVSRRPLMQPCVPCRCSNHSLACDTDTGECLGCQHHTAGGHCNVCAPGYYGQVKGSVSDCSLCACPLKENSFSPTCALDGLLGDFLCEACQPGYEGRYCERCSVGYYGNPSLAGGRCQPCQCSESGSLHAACDALTGQCECRPGVRGHLCDQCQERHVLEGDVCVSCADQCTGVLLDDLEEVERSFLSINLTGVILAPYMVLVSLENDTRDVLSLLSWEKSPAYHLDQAEAQLGDLNRTMNSLLQQATRLSADVEEVDRSTFSRLTQGTLLLENIDNIHTSIQALAKEAGHLNRTEEAKLDEANRRRLLGEAAVMLESIRKVDLTPSSTLVAKEQRDAEALLQVVQQDLQDQQGALENRSQAVASSLSLHSEQLEGASALLSSASQQINLTHTLLERIPTLQALCQDLQQNVSRQNQTLEQQLEQMQEILAEAVDLVQDTTNITYQLEVSREQVEQCRPMLRKHVDSLVMDLRSRDALELVYRAEDHAQDLSKQAAELHRLLAEVRNSSLNATSAAQANSNIRTDVQAAQDQALSAHAASDQALNMTIQSQPLLTEQGAETVQRSIAVLEESLALNHTAEGLVVNMTAASSRLAVVKESVRNASRLLPDHSALLVGLANGTSEVVQGAKQQIAVAGASLQRALERLELLRERLEESGAAVARANTSVTATNTLVSDSHSTASAAEQKLQEAESRTERLMERLKPLRMLGENLGRNLSDIREMINQARKQAASIKVAVQANRDCVRAYRPEVSSSNYNSLTLTLKTTQPDNLLFYMGSPATVDYLALEMHAGKVALLWNTGSGHTRLEHPDITINDNSWHCINVTRFGRHGSLTVHRLETEPLRVVKGSSPGDATVMDVNNSTLIYVGGLGERIMTPPELKQRFFRGCLGDAVLNERNIGLWNYAEREGACKGCFMSPQSEETSFHFDGSGYSVLEKPLRPTATFIVLLFKTLSPNGLLLYLASNGTRDFLSIELVEGRVRLTFELGSGPLPLTSTRAYNTGVWYKITLQRNKRKGYLSVMAADNSSEKEILEGESPGSASDLNRSDRDPIYIGGLPMSRPIRRQVVARSYVGCIKNMEIARSNFDLLRDSYGVKKGCVLEPIRSVSVLREGFVELGPVALGQQGELFLTFSTRNDTGVILAGFSRAATRQRRQTRQPFLAVQLVSGKLEVQVCIVEGGSVHKTVVKPRTGTFSDGLEHSLILHRNRKTLTVRVDEDHQESMRLSQSSERAVLSLTAVFLGGLPPAEGDAALRTTASFHGCLRNLALNAVLVDLSRAARYQGVDLDSCLLEERAGRILIPDDPEPEPTPDPAPALPPPPPPTGLSTLTPGSLACASEEEEPGVMGDAHHFGVSRHSHMVVSIHPNHVRKSFSLKLSVRTSVQSGLLYYMAHANQMDYATLQLQGGHLVFTCDLGKGPASASLPLLVNDGHWHTVKTDFNKKTAVLSVDGQSSAAVQIRGNTLDVESQLYLGGLPHTYTAKKIGNVTHSLVGCIQSVMLNGVKLNTQNPLAHHGSAPCFTHAQKGSFFNGSGHAALMRDGYKVGSDVSVSLQFRTWAPEGVLLGVSSAKVDAIGLEITNGQVVFHVNNGAGRVSVASVRGSRLCDGLWHTMLARKTKNNLRLTLDGVTTLTQNPHPQSTSAETNDPVYVGGFPVGVKQNCLTTRSSFRGCMRNIHLIKGHVTDELDLSTAFSLMGVTPHSCPASAA, from the exons ATGCGGGTACTCTGCGTGATCGCGATGCTGTGGACAGCTACTGTGGAGTGCCAGCAGAGAG gcctcttCCCGGCTATCCTGACCAACCTGGCCAGTAACGCTGACATCAGCACCAACGCCACGTGTGGAGACCCAGAGCCGGAGATGTACTGCAAGCTGGTGGAGCACGTCCCGGGACGACCCATACGCAACCCACAATGCCGCATCTGCGACGCCAACAGCAGCAACCCcaaag AGCAACATCCAATCACCAACGCCATCGACGGAACCAACAGATGGTGGCAGAGCCCCAGCATAAAGAACGGACGACAGTTCCACTGGGTTACGATCACTCTGGACCTGAGACAG atctTCCAGGTAGCCTATGTGATCATCAAGGCAGCTAACTCGCCCCGTTCTGGTAACTGGATTCTGGAACGTTCTCTAGACGGTGTGGAGTTCACACCCTGGCAGTACTATGCCATCAGCGACACAGAGTGTCTGACTCACTACAACATCACGCCCCGCCTGGGCCCGCCCACCTACAAGAGAGACGATGAGGTCATCTGTACGTCCTACTACTCCCGCCTGGTACCCCTGGAGCATGGAGAG aTCCACACCTCCCTGATCAACGGCCGCCCCAGTGCTGATGACCTCACCCCTAAGCTGCTGGACTTCACCTCCGCCCGCTACATCAGGCTCCGCCTCCAGAGAATACGCACGCTCAATGCCGACCTCATGACCCTCAGTCACCGGGACCCCAAGGAGCTGGACCCCATCGTCACACGCCGG taCTACTACTCCATCAAGGACATCTCTGTGGGAGGGATGTGCATCTGCTACGGCCACGCCCAGAGCTGCCCCCTGGACCCCGTCACCAAG AAGttacagtgtgagtgtgagcatAACACTTGTGGCGAGAGCTGCAACGAGTGTTGCCCTGGATACCACCAGGAACCGTGGCAACCTGGAACCCGCTCTTTCGGGACCACGTGTGAGA agtgTAACTGCCATGGCAAGGCAGAGGACTGCTACTATAACCAGACGGTGGCTGAGCGCGGTTGGAGCATCAACATGCAGGGTCGTCTGCAAGGGGGGGGCGTGTGCATCTCCTGCACCCAGAACACCACAGGGGTCAACTGTGAGACCTGTGCTGACAGGTTCTACAGACCTCTCTCG gtgtctcCCTACGACGAGGAGCCCTGTGAGCAGTGTGACTGTGACATGCGAGGGTCCCAGTCTGCGGTCTGTATCAGAGACGAGGAGCACGCCAAGCCAGACCAAG gtctgccggtgggacagtgtgtgtgtaaggagggCTTTGCCGGCCGGCGATGTGACCGCTGTGCGTTTGGATACAGAGATTTCCCCCTGTGCTCTCGCTGTGAGTGCAGCCTGGACGGCAGCCTCAACACTGACCCCTGTCGCCCCTGCATCTGCAAG gagaaCGTGATGGGTGCCCATTGTGACCTGTGTAAGCAGGGCTTCTTCAACCTGCAGGGCAGCAACCCTGAGGGCTGCACTGAGTGCTTTTGCTTTGGTGTGTCTGGAGTCTGTGAGAGCTCCCCCTGGTCTAcctcacag GTGGTGGTATCCAACGGTTGGCTCCTCCCTTCAACTCACACTTCCTCAGTCCACACTGCCCCCATCGCTGACGATAACAACCTCATCGTCCCCGGCAACACCACGTCTGGTCCTGCCAACCCCTACATCTCCACCTGGGCAGCGCCAGACTCCTTCCTGGGGAACAGA CTGGCGTCCTACGGAGGCTATTTGAACTACAGCGTCGCCTACGACATCTCCATTGACAACGAGGACAAGACTCTGCCATCGCACTTTGACCTGATTATAGAG gggaATGGGAGGAGGCTGCTCCAGACCCCACCCCACCAGGTCTTCCTCACGCCCCTACGCGAGCAGCGCGTTGCCGTGGAGATGGTTCCGGAGGCGTTTGTGGACCTGGTGTCGGGGAGGCAGATCCAGAGGGACGAGGTGATGACGGTTCTGGCCGACCTGGCCGGGTTCCGGATCCGAGCCCACCTCAACGCCTCGGCACAGGGTGCCATACG gctcagtTCTGTGTCTCTGGACATGGCGGACCCCAACGCTGCAAACCCGGTTCTGGCCCGGCCCGTAGAGCAGTGTGAATGTCCCTGGGGCTACGCAGGCACTTCCTGTGAG TACTGCGTCCCAGGGTTCTACCGTGTGGACGGGATCCTGTTCGGAGGGAACTGCCTCCCGTGTGAGTGCAACGAACACGCCTCCCAGTGTGACATCAGCGGCGCCTGCCAA GACTGTACCCACAATACCACAGGGCCCCACTGCAACCAATGCCAGGCTGGTTACTATGGCGATGCCACAGAGGGTACTCCCGAGGACTGCCAGAGATGTGCCTGCCCGCTCACTCTCGACTCCAACAA TTTCAGCCCCACCTGTGTGCTGGAGGAGCCTGGGAAGGCGTCATGTGACCAGTGTCAGCTAGGATATACAGGAACCAACTGCGAAAG GTGTGCTAACGGTTACCACGGCGACCCCACGGTTCCTGGccaagtgtgtgaggtgtgcgatTGTAACGGCAACGTGGACCGGCGGGAGGCGGGCCATTGTGACAGTGTCACAGGGGCGTGTCTGAAGTGCATTGGTCACACCAGCGGGCGCCAGTGTGAGAGCTGCCAGGACGGTTACTATGGAGACGCCATCACTGCCAAGAACTGCCAAC CCTGTGGCTGCCATGGAAACGGCTCGTATTCTGGGATGTGTGACCAGGAGACGGGGCGGTGCAGCTGTAGAGCCAACGTGGACGGGGACAAGTGTGATCACTGTCAG GATGGTTTCCATGGCCTGCTTAGTGGCCAAGGCTGTGTGGCCTGTAACTGCAGCcaatcagcctctctctcccagtcatgTGATGAGGAGGGACGCTGCCAGTGCATCGGGGGCGTGGCCGGGGACAAGTGTGAGCACTGTCACCACGGTTACTACAACTACCAAGACAACGGCTGCACCA AGTGTGACTGTGCCCACACCCATGGCAGCTGTCACCGGGACACGGGGGAGTGtatctgccccccccacaccgaGGGGGAGaagtgtgagatgtgtgaggaggggtacTGGGGTCACGACCCCGTGTCAGGATGCAAG TCATGTGACTGCAGCGAGGCCGGTAGCTCCTCCTTCCAGTGTGACCTCACCGGCGGTCACTGCCTGTGCAGGGCGGAGTTCTCTGGCAGGAGGTGTGACCGCTGTGCCAAGGGCCACCGGGACTACCCACAATGCAAGGCGTGTAACTGCAACGTCAACGGCACCCAGGAGGAGTTCTGTGATGCTGAGCTGGGAGTGTGTGACTGTCAGGAGACCGGGGCCTGCCTCTGcaag GTCAACGTGGGCGGAGCAGGTTGTGACGAATGTGTTACGGGTACGTTTGGTTTGTCAGGGGACAACCCTGCGGGGTGCAGCCCCTGCTACTGCTCCGGGGTCTCCCCTGTCTGCGAGGAGCTGGGAGGGATGGTCAGGACGCCG attaCTCTGGGTGAGGATCCAGAGCTGTTGAGGCTGGTGAGTCAGTCTCAGCTGCAGGGTGCAGTGGAGGGGGtctaccagcagggggcagacaTGCTGCTGGACACCagggagatacacacacacacgctgactggACCTTACTACTGGAGGCTGCCCTCACAATACCAAGGAAACaag CTGCTGTCGTATGGCGGGAGGCTGTCGTACTCCGTGGCGTTCTACGCCGAGGATGGGACAGGACTAGCCAATCACGAGCCACAGGTTCTAATAAGGGGAGGACACCTGAGGAAGTTGGTCATCTACACCGATCTGGTCGCCCCCGACAACGGGGTCAGAACGCGCCAAGATGTCCCACTCACTGAG CACCAGTGGAAGTATTTTAACTCGGTCTCAGAGAAGGCTGTGAGCCAtgttgacttcctgtctgtgctcAGCAAAGTAGAGTACGTTATCATCAAGGCTTCCTATGGCACAGGGATGCAGCAGAGCAG gatTGCCAACATCACCATGGAAACGGCATTGGATGTGGAGGACAGTTCTGAAGAAGGGGATGTGGCCAGTCTGATAGAGAGCTGTGAATGTCCTGCTGGCTACGCTGGACTGTcctgccag GAGTGTGCTCCAGGGTACTACCGCCAGCCCGTGTCAGAGCTGGACCTGACAGTCTCCAGGAGGCCCCTCATGCAGCCCTGTGTGCCCTGTCGCTGTAGCAACCACAGCCTGGCCTGCGACACAGACACTGGGGAatgcctg GGCTGCCAGCACCACACTGCCGGGGGGCACTGTAACGTGTGTGCCCCAGGGTACTATGGCCAGGTGAAGGGTTCAGTCAGTGACTGCTCCCTTTGTGCCTGCCCCCTGAAGGAGAACAG tttcagTCCAACGTGTGCTCTGGATGGCCTGCTAGGAGACTTCCTTTGTGAGGCCTGTCAGCCTGGCTATGAGGGACGCTACTGCGAGAG GTGTTCGGTGGGTTACTATGGTAACCCCTCGCTGGCGGGGGGGCGTTGTCAGCCCTGTCAGTGCAGCGAGTCGGGGTCGCTCCACGCCGCGTGCGACGCCCTGACTGGCCAGTGTGAGTGCAggccaggggtcagaggtcatctgtGTGATCAGTGTCAGGAGAGACACGTCCTGGAAGgagacgtgtgtgtct CATGTGCTGATCAGTGTACGGGTGTGCTGCTGGACGACCTGGAGGAAGTGGAGCGCTCCTTCCTGTCTATCAACCTAACCGGGGTCATCCTGGCGCCCTACATGGTCCTGGTCTCCCTTGAGAACGACACCAGAGACGTCCTg tcTCTGCTGTCCTGGGAGAAGAGTCCAGCCTATCATCTGGACCAAGCTGAGGCACAGCTTGGCGACCTGAACAGGACCATGAACTCCCTCCTACAGCAG GCCACTCGTCTGTCAGCTGATGTTGAGGAAGTGGACCGGTCCACCTTCAGTCGCCTTACCCAGGGTACACTACTCCTGGAGAACATCGACAACATTCACACCAGCATTCAGG CCCTGGCAAAGGAGGCGGGGCATCTGAATAGAACAGAGGAGGCGAAGCTTGACGAGGCCAATCGCAGGCGTCTTCTGGGAGAGGCGGCGGTCATGTTGGAAAGCATCAGGAAGGTGGACctcactcccagcagcacccttGTTGCTAAGGAACAAAG GGATGCTGAGGCTCTGCTCCAGGTGGTGCAGCAGGACCTCcaggaccagcagggggcgctggagAACCGGAGCCAGGCCGtggcctcctccctgtccctccactCAGAGCAGCTAGAGGGCGCCAGCGCTCTCCTCAGCAGCGCCAGCCAGCAgatcaacctcacacacactcttctagaGCGCATACCCACCCTGCAGGCCCTCTGCCAG gacctCCAGCAGAACGTGAGCAGACAGAACCAGACGTtggagcagcagctggaacagATGCAGGAGATCCTGGCCGAGGCCGTCGACCTGGTCCAGGACACCACCAACATCACCTAT CAGCTGGAGGTGTCGAGGGAGCAGGTGGAGCAGTGCCGGCCCATGCTGAGGAAGCATGTGGACAGCCTGGTGATGGACCTAAGGAGCAGAGATGCTCTTGAGCTGGTCTACCGGGCAGAAGACCACGCCCAAGACCTCAGCAAGCAGGCTGCTGAGCTGCACAG gttgcTGGCGGAGGTGCGTAACTCCTCCCTGAACGCCACCAGTGCCGCCCAGGCCAACAGCAACATCAGAACAGACGTCCAGGCGGCGCAGGACCAGGCCCTGAGCGCTCACGCCGCCAGTGACCAGGCCCTCAACATG acgATCCAATCACAGCCATTACTGACTGAGCAGGGGGCGGAGACAGTCCAGCGCAGCATCGCCGTCCTGGAGGAAAGTCTGGCTCTGAACCACACTGCTGAAG GTCTTGTGGTCAACATGACCGCCGCCTCATCCAGACTGGCCGTGGTGAAAGAGAGCGTTCGTAACGCCTCTCGGCTCCTCCCTGACCACTCCGCCCTGCTCGTCGGCCTGGCCAACGGGACCAGCGAGGTGGTGCAGGGGGCCAAGCAGCAGATCGCGGTGGCCGGGGCCAGCCTGCAGAGGGcgctggagaggctggagctgctgagggagaggctggaggagtctGGGGCGGCCGTGGCCCGGGCCAACACCTCCGTCACAGCCACCAACACTCTGGTGTCTGACTCACACAGCACAG CGAGCGCTGCCGAGCAGAAGCTCCAGGAGGCGGAGTCTCGGACAGAGAGGCTCATGGAGCGGCTCAAGCCGCTAAGGATGCTGGGAGAAAACCTGGGACGCAACCTGTCGGACATCAGAGAGATGATCAACCAGGCTCGCAAGCAGGCGGCTTCT atcAAGGTGGCCGTGCAGGCAAACAGGGACTGTGTGAGAGCGTACAGACCAGAGGTCTCCTCCAGCAACTACAACAGTCTGACCCTCACGCTGAAGACAACACAGCCTGACAACCTGCTCTTCTACATGGGCTCCCCCGCCACT gtggattACCTGGCTTTAGagatgcatgctgggaaggtGGCATTGCTGTGGAACACGGGGTCAGGCCACACCCGTCTGGAACACCCTGACATCACCATCAACGACAACAGCTGGCATTGCATCAACGTCACACG GTTTGGTCGTCATGGCAGCCTGACAGTGCACCGGCTGGAGACTGAGCCGTTACGGGTGGTGAAGGGCTCGTCACCGGGAGACGCTACTGTCATGGATGTCAACAACTCCACCCTCATCTAcgtgggagggctgggggagaggatcATG actCCTCCAGAGCTGAAGCAGAGGTTCTTCCGGGGTTGCCTAGGCGACGCTGTCCTCAACGAGAGGAACATCGGCCTGTGGAACtatgctgagagagagggagcctgCAAGGGCTGCTTCAtgag cccccagtcAGAGGAGACATCGTTCCACTTTGACGGCAGTGGGTACTCAGTGCTGGAGAAGCCTCTTCGCCCCACCGCCACCTTCATCGTCCTGCTCTTCAAGACCCTCTCTCCCAACGGCCTGCTGCTCTACCTGGCCTCCAACGGCAct AGGGACTTCCTGTCCATCGAGCTTGTGGAGGGCAGGGTACGTCTGACCTTTGAACTAGGGTCAGGTCCTCTGCCTCTGACTTCTACGAGAGCCTACAACACTGGAGTCTGGTACAAGATCACCCTGCAGAGGAACAAGCGCAAAG GTTACCTGTCAGTCATGGCTGCTGACAACTCGTCAGAGAAGGAGATCCTGGAGGGTGAGTCTCCAGGCTCCGCCTCCGACCTCAACCGTTCCGACCGTGACCCAATCTACATCGGGGGCCTGCCCATGTCTCGACCAATCAG GAGACAGGTGGTGGCCCGCTCATATGTGGGCTGTATCAAGAACATGGAGATCGCCCGCTCCAACTTCGACCTGCTCCGAGACTCGTACGGCGTGAAGAAAGGCTGTGTGCTGGAG CCTATCCGTAGTGTGTCGGTGCTGAGAGAGGGCTTTGTGGAGCTGGGTCCTGTCGCCCTcggccagcagggggagctgttTCTGACCTTCTCCACCAGGAACGACACTGGCGTTATCCTGGCCGGCTTCAGCCGGGCGGCCACACGCCAGCGCAGACAGACACGCCAG CCCTTCCTAGCAGTGCAGCTGGTTTCGGGGAAGTTGGAGGTGCAGGTGTGCATCGTGGAGGGGGGCAGCGTCCACAAGACGGTGGTCAAACCTCGGACCGGAACATTCTCCGACGGGCTAGAACACTCTCTCATCCTTCACAGGAACCGGAA GACTCTGACAGTGCGGGTGGATGAGGACCATCAGGAGTCGATGCGTCTGTCTCAGTCGTCTGAGCGGGCCGTTCTGTCTCTGACGGCCGTGTTCCTGGGAGGCCTCCCCCCGGCCGAGGGAGACGCCGCCCTCAGAACCACCGCCTCCTTCCACGGCTGCCTCAGGAACCTCGCCCTCAACGCCGT GCTAGTGGACCTATCCAGGGCGGCCCGGTACCAGGGGGTGGACCTGGACAGCTgtctgctggaggagagggctggcagGATCCTCATACCTGACGACCCAGAGCCGGAACCCACCCccgaccccgcccccgccctccccccacccccaccccccacagggCTCAGCACGCTCACACCAGGGTCCCTCGCG TGCgcgtcggaggaggaggagcctggcGTGATGGGCGACGCCCACCACTTTGGTGTCTCCAGACACAGTCACATGGTTGTGAGCATCCATCCCAACCATGTCAGGAAGAG ttTCTCTCTGAAGCTCTCAGTGCGTACCTCTGTCCAGAGTGGTCTGCTCTACTACATGGCTCATGCCAACCAGATGGACTACGCCACTCTGCAGCTGCAGGGGGGACACCTGGTCTTCACCTGCGACCTGGGCAAGGgccctgcctccgcctccctccccttgCTCGTCAACGATGGACACTGGCACACG gtgaaGACGGACTTTAACAAGAAGACTGCGGTGCTGAGTGTGGACGGGCAGTCTTCAGCAGCGGTCCAGATCAGAGGGAACACTCTGGATGTAGAGAGCCAGCTGTATCTGGGAGGGCTCCCACACACCTACACCGCCAAGAAGATAGGAAAC GTGACCCACAGTCTGGTGGGGTGTATTCAGTCAGTGATGCTGAACGGTGTGAAGCTCAATACCCAGAATCCCCTGGCCCACCATGGCTCCGCCCCCTGCTTCACACACGCCCAGAAGGGCTCCTTCTTCAATGGGTCGGGCCACGCCGCCCTCA TGCGTGACGGTTACAAGGTGGGCTCAGACGTGTCGGTGTCGCTGCAGTTCCGTACCTGGGCACCAGAGGGCGTGCTGCTGGGGGTGAGCAGCGCCAAGGTGGACGCCATCGGCCTGGAGATCACCAACGGACAG gtggTGTTCCACGTGAACAACGGAGCGGGTCGCGTATCGGTGGCGTCGGTGCGCGGCTCCCGGCTGTGTGACGGCCTGTGGCACACCATGCTGGCCAGGAAGACCAAGAACAACCTGAGACTGACCCTGGATGGGGTCACGACCCTGACGCAGAACCCCCACCCTCAGTCCACCTCCGCCGAGACCAACGACCCCGTTTACGTGGGGGGCTTCCCTG ttGGCGTAAAGCAGAACTGTCTGACCACCAGGAGCTCATTCCGAGGATGCATGCGGAACATTCATCTCATCAAGGGTCATGTGACCGACGAGCTGGACCTCAGTACCGCCTTCTCTCTGATGGGGGTCACCCCACACTCCTGTCCTGCTAGTGCTGCCTAA
- the lrrc30a gene encoding leucine-rich repeat-containing protein 30a yields MGAKKSKELSSSEEEKRRQQARRSAGREDSLTSAERIRRYTVRQFGYAALSLARRGLREPPEELWELVELQKLNLSLNSLRLLPPSMALLSGLVVLNLWGNQLTALPPEIGSLQQLRVLFVYRNRLTEVPEELGNCTKLEVLSLANNQLTGLPSSLSSLTSLRKLNLSHNLIQHIPGCVYNMKALVFLHLACNRLENMAETIQGLAQLKILIVEGNSLHALPKALCCLVQLELLNLDFNQLKDVPQEMHQLFRLERLACHPLDKGLHILHNPLLKPIKEVLEGGLSALYNYLRAT; encoded by the exons ATGGGGGCCAAGAAGTCAAAGGAGCTTTCTTCatcggaggaggagaagaggaggcagcAGGCGAGGAGGAGCGCCGGGCGGGAGGACAGCCTGACCTCGGCCGAGAGGATCCGCCGCTACACGGTGCGCCAGTTCGGCTACGCGGCACTTAGCTTGGCTCGCCGCGGCCTCAGAGAGCCCCCCGAGGAACTCTGGGAACTGGTGGAGCTGCAGAAGCTGAACCTTTCCCTCAACAGCCTgcgcctcctgcccccctccatggCCCTGCTCTCAGGCCTGGTGGTGCTCAACCTGTGGGGGAACCAGCTGACGGCGTTGCCCCCGGAGATAGGCTCACTGCAACAACTGCGGGTTCTGTTTGTCTATCGGAACAGGCTGACGGAAGTACCGGAGGAGCTGGGGAACTGCACCAAGCTGGAG gTGCTCAGCCTGGCTAATAACCAGCTGACCGGCCTGCCTTCATCTCTGTCCAGCCTGACCAGCCTGAGGAAGCTGAATCTGAGCCATAACCTCATCCAGCACATCCCAGGCTGTGTCTACAACATGAAGGCTCTG GTGTTCCTCCACCTGGCCTGTAACCGTCTGGAGAACATGGCTGAGACCATCCAGGGCCTGGCCCAGCTGAAGATCCTGATTGTGGAGGGCAACAGCCTGCACGCGCTGCCCAAGGCCCTGTGCTGCCTGGTCCAGCTAGAGCTGCTGAACCTGGACTTCAACCAACTGAAAGACGTTCCTCAGGAGATGCACCAGCTGTTCAGACTGGAGAGGCTGGCCTGTCACCCCCTGGACAAGGGCCTCCACATCCTCCACAACCCCCTGCTAAAGCCCATCAAGGAGGTTCTGGAGGGTGGTCTATCTGCTCTGTACAACTACCTACGTGCTACCTGA